ATTCACATGCATGAATCTTATATTTTCACTCATATGCTAGGATGATATTAAATTCTAAATATGTTTTCAATCATAAATTCTCCTTTTTATAAAAAGACAATATTTGGATGCATAATTATATCCTTGGACAGAGAATGAAAAATctctcaaaataaaaataaaagcttaAATTAATCAAAATTTAGCAATTTTTACTTTTGCAATAGAGATTTATTCTTTCTGATAAGTTGGAAACAATTCCTATAGTATTTGTCATTGACCAGGAATAGagtaatttttattttgtttgacagCAAAAAACAGACATCTTGTGTCAATTAGTAGATCTTCCCTTTTTTTTACAATTAAACTTAAAACATTTGTgtaccaaaaaaattaaaaaaaataagaagaagaaacatTCTTGTTGAAACTAAAGAGGAAGTATTTTAATTTGTAAATTGAAGTTCAAATTATAAAATTGGAATAAACTTTAGTCGATCTAACTGATTGAGATGATTGAAAACATTCGCAGACCGAGTTTCTTCCTTGGCTTAGCTAAATAAGAACAACAATCATCATTTTCATGAATTTATAaattttttaacttttattttataataactcAAATGTGATTTTTGATATTATATTTatgcatttgtttaataaaaTTTATACTTAGGTGTACACGTACAACGTGCGTACGAAATGTGCGTACTAATCCAACAAAATTCATCATCTTTTGCATGTTTAAAAGATATTGAATTTAACTACTCTGTCAATGTAAATTAGTTTTTATTATTTAAACATATATTGCATTTTATTTTAACTTCAATTGCTATTTTTcaacaattttttattttgtatatatttaataATGATTAACGCGATGTACATGTGCAACGCATGTACACTAACACTAGTAATACTATAAATCCAACCGCCTTAcctaaacaaaaatgaaaaaatcaagcACCAACTTTACGTAGATAATATAATAATGTTTTGTTTGACATTAGAGTAAATTTGTCACATGCAATAATTTAAAAGTTTTAACTATTAAGACTGGATAAGATACAGAATTACAGACAACATACAATAAAGTGATTAAATTTTAAATGATAATTACTAAGTTGATAACGCTTTATTGATTAACGTTGGTCAAATAGTATCTATTTTGTTGAGAGGTCTTAACCATACTAAGGTTAACAGACATAAGATAGTCAGAGATATAAAACTTATtttatttaaagaaaaaagagcatCCATGGAAGTTTAGTGGTAAACGACAACAAAAATATTCCTAgcataacaaaagaaaaagaatatgtAACTCAATAACCTCACCTAAGAATATAAAAATCAATTAATCAATTTTAcgtaaacataaaataaaaatatactatTTGACAATAAGGTAAACTTGTCAGGTTCAACAATTTAAACTTTTAAACTATTAAGATgagtgaaaaaattattaataagTTACAAACAACATCTTTAATGAGTGACAAAACTTCAAGTAACAACTCCAAAGCAAATTACATATGTAAGGGAGAAATACTTAAACTTGATATAAACAAGAGTAATTTATCTGATACATAGTAGCAGACCCATGATTTTATGCAAGTGGATTCAATCTTAGAAGTACATAACTTTAGTCGTAAAATAGTAGTTGTCAAGTGGgttcaaataaaatatttatataaaatttaCGCAACTTTATTcgtaatttatatatatacacaatattattttttgatgaagtgggttcaactgaacccgctTGCCACCACGTGCGTCCGCCAATGCTGATACATGTAGAATTTAATTTAGAAATTATATGAACTTCCTATTGTAAGAAGAGAGTTTACACTATATATATCGTATTGTAAGATCAGTTCCTTTATCACATTCAGAGTTTGCAAGATTTATAACATAAAATATTAACTTTTTTTTATATCTGGTAAAACATTAAATTTTGCTATTTTAAGaattataaaatttatttgatataAACGACTTTTACCTAAACTTAAATATGCACGGGCATCAACTCGCCTAGTCCCAGATATAAGTGGAATAAAAGTAAAGTTAAAATACATATGTTCCGCTAGAATGCTTTGAGAAAAACAAAATCTATATATTTGTTTCCCAATTAAGAGTCAGAAAAAATAGCACTTAGGCTTTCTTTGCAGCTAACAGAACCTATTAAGAATGATAAGTTTTTTTCTTTTAAGTATATCTAGCATGTATATGATAAGGCAAGAACACTCTCAACCTCTCGTTGGAATGTTGCAAGACAAGAATTAGGGCCCGTTTGGCCATAAaaatattccttttttttttcaaaattatttttactttctttcgAAGTTTTAATTTTCACCTGAATATGAATTTTTGAATatttcgaaattttgaaaaactccaaaaaagtatttttcaaaaaatttactTGAGATTAATcacaaaaagccaaaaacaacccaaaattatattcacgtccaaacacaactctaatttttaaataccatttttcacttgaaaaaacAATTACTTATttcgaaattttacaattcttatgtcgaAACGGCCACTTAGTAGCTTGATAATCGgagaagaagaatcaaaataatcTCCATTAACACGAGTTCTTGCACAATAATCATCCACTTGATCAAAAGTGCAGAAAAAGAAATGGACACTGGATCATTCATTAGAGTTGCAAGCATAAGACAAGTTCTGTGCATCTAATAAGCGAGAAAAAGAAGGCAAACAAAATAATAAACCTCCAACTTCATAATGCAATAATAGTAGTAATACAAAATATAACATTGCAAAATGGTAAAAATACGATCCTCAGCTTTGCTCTGCAAATGCTAACATCACAAACTATCTAAATTGGATCAATTTAAACCTTAATGGCATACTTTCTAATTGGAAAGTacatctctttcttcttctccctTTCTGTCTTCAAAGATGCCTGCATATTGAACCATGATTGAGTTATTAACAAGAAGTAAAGAAGCAAGAGTCTGCGCAGCGAAGAAGAGGTGTATAAACAAGAGAATCTATTTCTGTGAATTTAAAACAAATGCTCTCAAGTCTCAACATAAAAAGTAATCCAGTGTTTAATAGCTTCAATATTACGATTTAGATAGAGGCTATCGGGTCAGTTCTTCGGCAAAAACCTTTAAAACTTCAACAAAATGATCATGCTACAACCATCCAGGTTTAAGCCTATAGTGGCAGTGACAAATAATGACAAGCACACTTCTATTCAAACAAACATTTTGGTTGAAGTTCAAACCTTGAAGTTCGATCAAGAAATCAATCCTAGCATTTCTGAGCAATTGATGGACCTAATtacaacaactacccagtaaaatcccacaaagtgggtctagggagggtaatgtgtacgcagaccttacccctaccccgatagggcagagaggctgttttcgatagaccctcggctcaaaaaacaagaaaagacaattcattagtaactccagtagaaaccgtaatagtaacagaagcataacaaaaagataaatgacatgcaataacagtaaTCAGTAACTAAGGCTCGGGGCTAAGATAAACAGCAAGGATAGTATGGATTCAACATAAACTGCAAGCCATCTAAGATCAACCCTAATTCAACCCCGCCTCACCCCCGGTATGAAGTAAGGAAAGTTCTACTACCCCTaaccctaatgcttgacctccaAACCTTCCTATCAGAATAACTTCCTCATGAAGGAACAAAGCAAAATGAGCATACCATTGCTAGAACAACTTTTTTGTTCGTGATGAAAATTGGTGTAAACACTACGCTGAACTATTTTCAGAGAGGTGGGAAAACTGCTGTGCTAGGTCTCTACCTCTTCTTATATTTGTATGCTATAGGGGGGAAAAGTTATCTATCTCCCCTTATATTTCCTATTTCCCTAAATCCAAACAAACAACGGAGTATCACAAAGGAAAATGATCAAAGACATGTGAACATTAAGGAATCCAAGTTGGAAGGAAGCAACAAATGATATTCAGACAGTCTCTTTATATTGTTATTTTAATAATGGTGGTATCGGAGCTGGCACTTGATTATTACACTAGACAGCGGCTAACTTCCACCAGCATAAATACCAGGTAACTTTGTCCAAGGCTTAGGCAAATGAAACGAATAAATGTTTATTTGTCTCTGCTAGGAGATGCTATTCAGATAATCAGTGACTACAAATGTTGCTTGTTTCCCGTTCATGAGATCCATTACATAACTCGTGAAACACAGATGGGAAAAAAAGAATCCTTCCTGAAGACAAAGCTGTCTAATAGCATTAAACATTTTAATGCATCACAGAAAATCACATTATTTTCAAGTCTGACATTGAAATCCTATAGATATATAACATATATCACAAACAACTTGGAATTAAATTTTCCAGATCATCACTCAATTGAAAGACCAACAAGTGGAACATGTATTACTCCACGAAACACAAAGCATCCGCTTTAGACCGAAATCAGTAAAAGATCAGAACAGCATAgtgataaaaatgagaaaattaAAATACCTGATGTTTGGTAAGACGTTTACGAATGGCCCTGGTCTTTTTGGGACGAAGGTCAAGCGGCAAGTACTTCTTGTTCTTATAAGCTTCTCTCAGTGCTGTCTTCTGCTTCTGTGATATCACAGTCAATACTTGTGCTATTGACAACCTCACCACCTTACTGAATCAAACCACATTTCATTTCAGACCATTACTCTCTCCatcacaaagaagaagaaaaattcacaaTTTACAGTAACTATTTATATATTCACTACATCCCTTTTAGGTAATATTTTTGACTAGCCACATAGTTATATAAGAAAAGACTTTTGAATTTTGTGATACTGCATTAATAACCCACATTTCATTTTAGAACATTAATCTCTCCATCATAAAAGACCCGCAATTTACAGTAGCTATCTATATATTCACTACATTCCATTTTATGTGTCACTTTTTTACTAGCCACAtagttataaaaaaaaatttgaaacttGTAATCTAAGACAAGCCAAAGCCACAGATATTTGCGTGACTTCTGCTTCTGTGATACTGCATTAACAACCCGCATTTCATTTCAGAACATTTATCCCTCCATCATAAAAGACCAGCAAATTACAGTAAATATTCTATTTACCATGCCCCATTGACGTTGTTTGACTGAGCACAtagttaaaaaaagaaaaaactataaGAAACTTGTAGTAAAAAACAAGGTAAGATATTAGTGACTTCTGCTTCTGTGATACTACATTAACCAACAGATAAAGGACTGTTATTTTACGGTAATTTTTTATGTAAAATTCTAAATATATTAATTTCATTCGGacagtaaaagaaattaaaaggggTAGAAAACTTTACATTTTGGAGAGTTTGTTAGGGGCACCGCCAGTGACCTTAGCAACACGGAGAAGAGCGAGTTCTGCTTTCAGATCCTTTAACTGAGCCAAAAGATCAGTCTTTGATTTTCCCCTCAGCTCATGAACTTTGATTCTTGCTATTACAACCaaaaacaaaaactcaacaaaatCGTAAAAGAAACATAACAAGTTTAACAAAAGAATTATGCTTTCACTTACCCATTTCgtttctctctctccctctctctctgtGTAAAGCAATAAACGGCGATGTTAATTGTGAAACCTCTGGAACCCTAATAATTGGCAGCAGATAGGACAACAGGAGGCTGCTGATCTCGCACGTGCCAAGAAAAGTATGGGCTTGTAAAGTATTTTGGCCCAATATTGAAACTTTtaactaaaaaaacaaaaattaatatcttatttattttaaataaatatccttttaaaaaattatattccatagctaccttttaatttttatagtCAAATATCTATTTATAATCACCTCttacccttaagccataaaatacgctttgtattatttttctctctcattctttcagatttttctccaccCTCTCTCTAGTTTTATTCCATTGAAGAATCTCTCTGTTTTGCTAACGCCAATGGCGATTTCTGTATCTGCCCCTGCACACAATTGTGGCCTCACTGTTGGAATTAACAGAAGTGTTCATCGCCTCCCAATTCACAATGTTAATTAAATCCCACAACCGTTAAGTTTTAACTGCAATCTCAACTCTCTTCTCCACTCAACGCCCACTTTTTCAGCTTCCCAC
The Nicotiana sylvestris chromosome 11, ASM39365v2, whole genome shotgun sequence DNA segment above includes these coding regions:
- the LOC104238137 gene encoding large ribosomal subunit protein uL29-like, translated to MARIKVHELRGKSKTDLLAQLKDLKAELALLRVAKVTGGAPNKLSKIKVVRLSIAQVLTVISQKQKTALREAYKNKKYLPLDLRPKKTRAIRKRLTKHQASLKTEREKKKEMYFPIRKYAIKV